One segment of Urocitellus parryii isolate mUroPar1 chromosome 5, mUroPar1.hap1, whole genome shotgun sequence DNA contains the following:
- the Tcf20 gene encoding transcription factor 20 isoform X3, which yields MQSFREQSSYHGNQQSYPQEVHGSSRIEEFSPRQAQMFQNFGGAGGGSGGSGGSSGGGRRGTAAAAAMASETSGHQGYQGFRKEAGDFYYMAGNKDPVATGTPQPPQRRPSGPVQSYGPPQGSSFGNQYGSEGHVGQFQAQHSALGSVSHYQQDYTGPFSPGSAQYQQQASSQQQQQQQVQQLRQQLYQSHQPLPQATGQPASSSSHLQPMQRPSTLPSSAAGYQLRVGQFGQHYQSSASSSSSSSFPSPQRFSQSGQSYDGSYSVNAGSQYEGHNVGSNAQAYGTQSNYNYQPQSMKNFEQAKIPQGAQQGQQQPQPPPQQQQQQQQQPQQQQQQQQQQQQQQQQQQPQHPPQHVMQYTNAATKLPLQSQVGQYNQPEVPVRSPMQFHQNFSPISNPSPAASVVQSPSCSSTPSPLMQSGENLQCGQGNVPMGSRNRILQLMPQLSPTPSMMPSPNSHASGFKGFGIEGVPEKRLTDPGLSSLSALSTQVANLPNTVQHMLLSDALTPQKKTSKRPSSSSKKADSCTNSEGSSQPEEQLKSPMAESLDGGCSSSSEDQGERVRQLSGQSTSSDTTYKGGASEKAGSSPAQSAQNEPPRLSASPAAREEATSPGAKDTSLSSEGNQKVNEKTVGVIVSREAMTGRVEKPGGQDKGSQEDEPAATQRPPSNSGAKEGSHTSLPQPEPPGGGNKGNKNGDNSSNHNGEGNGQSGHSAVGPSFTGRTEPSKSPGSLRYSYKDSFGSAVPRNVGGFPQYATGQEKGDFTGHGERKGRNEKFPSLLQEVLQGYHHHPDRRYSRSAQEHQGMAGGLEGTTRPNVLVSQTNELASRGLLNKSIGSLLENPHWGPWERKSSSTAPEMKQINLADYPIPRKFEIEPPSSAHEPGGSLSERRSVICDISPLRQIVRDPGAHSLGHMGADTRIGRNERLNPSLSQSVILPGGLVSMETKLKSQSGQIKEEDFEQSKSQASFNNKKSGDHCHPATIKHESYRGNASPGAAAHDSLSDYGPQDSRPTPMRRVPGRVGSREAMRGRSPSQYHDFAEKLKMSPGRSRGPGGDPHHMNPHMTFSERANRSLHAPFSPNSESLASAYHTNTRAHAYGDPNAGLNSQLHYKRQMYQQQQEEYKDWSSSSAQGVIAAAQHRQEGPRKSPRQQQFLDRVRSPLKNDKDGMMYGPPVGTYHDPSGQEAGRCLMSSDGLPNKGMELKHGSQKLQQESCWDLSRQTSPAKSSGPPGMSNQKRYGPPHETDGHGLAESTQSSKPSNVMLRLPGQEDHSSQNPLIMRRRVRSFISPIPSKRQSQDLKNTSADDKGRLLHPSKEGTDKAFNSYAHLSHSQDIKSIPKRDSSKDLPSPDNRNCPAVTLTSPAKTKILPPRKGRGLKLEAIVQKITSPNIRRSASANSAEAGGDTVTLDDILSLKSGPPEGGTVAAQEAEMEKRKGEVVSDLVGPTNQELNVEKPLPRSSEEWHGSGDDKVKAETHPETVPAGKEPPGAMTAATSQKPGSNQGRPDGSLGGAAPLLFPDSKNVAPVGILAPEANPKAEEKENDTVTISPKQESFPPKGYFPSGKKKGRPIGSVNKQKKQQQPPPPPPQPPQIPEGSADGEPKPKKQRQRRERRKPGAQPRKRKTKQAVPIVEPQEPEIKLKYATQPLDKTDAKNKSFFPYIHVVNKCELGAVCTIINAEEEEQTKLVRGRKSQRSLTPPPSSTESKVLPASSFMLQGPVVTESSVMGHLVCCLCGKWASYRNMGDLFGPFYPQDYAATLPKNPPPKRATEMQSKVKVRHKSASNGSKTDTEEEEEQQQQKEQRSLAAHPRFKRRHRSEDCGGGPRSLSRGLPCKKAATEGTSEKTVLDTKPSVPTTSEGGPELELQIPELPLDSNEFWVHEGCILWANGIYLVCGRLYGLQEALEIAREMKCSHCQEAGATLGCYNKGCSFRYHYPCAIDADCLLHEENFSVRCPKHKVRLWR from the coding sequence ATGCAGTCCTTCCGGGAGCAAAGCAGTTACCACGGAAACCAACAGAGCTACCCACAGGAGGTACACGGCTCATCCCGGATAGAAGAGTTCAGCCCTCGTCAGGCCCAGATGTTCCAGAATTTTGGGGGTgccggtggtggcagtggtggcagTGGAGGCAGCAGTGGTGGGGGACGACGAGGAACAGCAGCTGCTGCAGCAATGGCTAGTGAGACCTCTGGCCATCAAGGCTACCAGGGCTTCAGGAAAGAGGCTGGAGATTTTTACTACATGGCAGGCAACAAAGATCCTGTGGCGACAGGAACCCCACAGCCTCCTCAGCGAAGGCCTTCTGGGCCAGTGCAGAGCTATGGACCCCCCCAGGGGAGCAGCTTTGGCAATCAGTATGGGAGTGAAGGTCATGTGGGCCAATTTCAAGCACAGCACTCTGCCCTTGGTAGTGTGTCTCATTATCAGCAGGATTACACAGGGCCTTTTTCTCCTGGGAGTGCTCAGTACCAACAGCAGGCTTccagccagcagcagcagcagcagcaagtaCAGCAGCTGAGACAACAGCTTTACCAATCCCATCAACCGCTGCCACAGGCCACTGGCCAACCAGCCTCCAGCTCATCCCACCTACAGCCAATGCAGCGGCCCTCAACTCTACCATCCTCTGCTGCTGGATACCAGTTAAGAGTAGGTCAGTTTGGGCAACATTACCAGtcttctgcttcctcctcctcctcctcctccttcccttcaccACAGCGTTTCAGCCAGTCTGGACAGAGCTATGATGGCAGCTACAGTGTGAATGCTGGATCTCAGTATGAAGGGCACAACGTAGGTTCTAATGCACAGGCTTATGGAACACAATCAAACTATAACTATCAGCCTCAATCTATGAAAAATTTTGAACAGGCAAAGATTCCACAAGGGGCCcagcaggggcagcagcagccacagccaccaccacagcagcagcagcagcagcagcagcaaccacagcagcagcaacagcagcagcagcagcagcagcaacagcaacagcaacagcaaccACAGCATCCACCTCAGCATGTGATGCAGTACACCAATGCTGCCACCAAATTGCCCCTACAAAGCCAGGTGGGGCAGTACAACCAGCCTGAGGTTCCCGTGAGGTCCCCTATGCAGTTCCACCAGAACTTCAGCCCCATCTCCAACCCTTCTCCAGCTGCCTCTGTTGTCCAGTCTCCGAGCTGTAGCTCCACTCCTTCTCCGCTCATGCAGAGTGGGGAGAATCTCCAGTGTGGGCAAGGCAACGTGCCCATGGGTTCCAGAAACCGAATTTTACAGTTAATGCCTCAACTCAGTCCAACCCCGTCTATGATGCCCAGTCCTAATTCTCATGCTTCAGGCTTCAAAGGGTTTGGGATAGAAGGGGTGCCAGAAAAGCGGCTGACGGATCCCGGGTTGAGTAGTTTGAGTGCCCTGAGTACTCAGGTGGCTAATCTTCCTAATACTGTCCAACACATGTTACTTTCTGATGCCCTGACACCTCAGAAGAAGACCTCCAAGAGGCCCTCCTCATCATCTAAGAAAGCAGATAGCTGCACAAACTCAGAAGGCTCCTCGCAGCCCGAGGAACAACTGAAGTCCCCTATGGCAGAGTCATTGGATGGAGGCTGCTCTAGCAGCTCCGAGGATCAAGGTGAGAGAGTGAGGCAGCTGAGTGGCCAGAGCACCAGTTCCGATACCACCTACAAGGGTGGAGCCTCAGAGAAAGCTGGCTCCTCACCAGCACAAAGTGCTCAGAATGAACCCCCCAGACTCAGTGCCAGTCCTGCAGCTAGAGAAGAGGCCACCTCACCAGGAGCCAAGGACACATCACTATCATCTGAGGGGAACCAAAAAGTCAATGAGAAGACAGTTGGAGTAATTGTCTCCAGGGAAGCCATGACAGGTCGGGTAGAAAAGCCTGGTGGACAAGATAAAGGCTCCCAAGAGGACGAACCTGCAGCTACTCAGAGGCCACCTAGCAACAGTGGGGCAAAGGAAGGCAGTCACACATCACTTCCACAGCCAGAGCCTCCAGGAGGAGggaacaaaggaaacaagaatggtGATAATAGCTCCAACCACAATGGAGAGGGAAATGGCCAGAGTGGCCACTCTGCAGTGGGTCCCAGTTTCACAGGCAGAACTGAGCCTAGCAAGTCTCCTGGAAGCCTGCGCTATAGTTACAAAGACAGCTTTGGGTCAGCGGTGCCGCGAAATGTCGGTGGCTTTCCCCAGTATGCTACAGGGCAAGAAAAGGGGGATTTCACTGGCCATGGGGAACGAAAGGGTAGAAATGAGAAGTTCCCAAGCCTCCTGCAGGAAGTGCTTCAGGGTTACCACCACCACCCGGACAGGAGGTATTCCAGGAGTGCTCAGGAGCATCAGGGGATGGCTGGTGGCCTAGAAGGAACCACGAGGCCCAACGTCTTAGTCAGTCAGACCAATGAATTAGCTAGCAGGGGCCTTCTGAATAAAAGCATTGGATCCCTGTTAGAAAACCCCCACTGGGGCCCTTGGGAAAGGAAATCAAGCAGCACTGCTCCTGAAATGAAACAGATCAATTTGGCTGACTATCCAATTCCCAGAAAGTTTGAAATAGAACCTCCATCATCAGCCCATGAGCCCGGGGGCTCCCTCTCTGAGAGGAGGTCAGTGATCTGTGATATTTCTCCACTAAGACAGATTGTCAGGGATCCGGGTGCTCACTCACTGGGACACATGGGTGCTGACACCAGAATTGGGAGGAATGAACGTCTCAACCCAAGTTTAAGTCAGTCAGTCATTCTTCCAGGTGGGTTGGTATCCATGGAAACAAAGCTAAAATCCCAGAGTGGGCAGATAAAAGAGGAAGACTTTGAACAATCCAAATCCCAAGCTAGTTTCAACAACAAGAAATCTGGAGACCACTGCCATCCCGCTACCATCAAACATGAGTCTTACCGCGGCAATGCCAGCCCTGGAGCAGCGGCCCATGATTCTCTTTCAGACTATGGCCCACAAGACAGCAGGCCCACACCAATGCGGCGGGTCCCTGGCAGAGTTGGTAGTCGGGAGGCTATGAGGGGTCGGTCCCCTTCTCAGTATCATGATTttgcagaaaaattgaaaatgtctcccggaagaagcagaggcccagggggagACCCTCATCACATGAACCCACACATGACCTTTTCAGAGAGGGCCAACAGGAGTTTGCATGCTCCCTTTTCTCCCAACTCAGAAAGCCTGGCCTCTGCTTATCACACAAACACTCGGGCTCATGCTTATGGGGACCCTAACGCAGGTTTGAATTCCCAGCTCCATTATAAGAGACAGATGTACCAACAGCAGCAAGAGGAATACAAAGACTGGAGCAGCAGTTCTGCTCAGGGAGTAATTGCTGCGGCTCAGCACAGGCAAGAGGGGCCACGGAAGAGCCCACGGCAACAGCAGTTTCTTGACCGAGTACGGAGTCCTCTGAAAAACGACAAAGACGGTATGATGTATGGGCCACCTGTAGGGACTTACCATGACCCCAGCGGTCAGGAAGCGGGACGCTGCCTCATGTCTAGTGATGGCCTGCCTAACAAAGGCATGGAATTGAAGCATGGCTCCCAGAAATTGCAACAAGAATCTTGTTGGGATCTTTCTCGGCAAACTTCTCCTGCTAAGAGCAGTGGTCCTCCAGGAATGTCTAATCAAAAAAGGTACGGGCCACCACATGAGACCGATGGACACGGACTAGCTGAATCTACACAGTCATCCAAACCTAGTAATGTAATGCTGAGGCTCCCGGGTCAGGAGGATCATTCGTCTCAAAACCCCTTAATCATGCGGAGGCGTGTGCGTTCTTTTATCTCTCCCATCCCCAGTAAGAGACAGTCACAAGATCTAAAGAACACTAGTGCTGATGATAAAGGGCGCCTCCTTCACCCATCAAAAGAAGGCACCGATAAAGCCTTCAATTCCTACGCCCACCTTTCTCACAGTCAGGACATCAAGTCTATCCCTAAGAGAGATTCCTCCAAGGACCTCCCAAGCCCAGATAATAGAAACTGTCCTGCTGTTACCCTTACAAGCCCTGCTAAGACCAAAATACTGCCCCCACGGAAAGGACGGGGACTGAAATTGGAAGCTATAGTTCAGAAGATCACGTCCCCAAATATTAGGCGGAGTGCATCTGCAAACagtgcagaggcaggaggagacaCGGTCACGCTGGATGACATATTGTCTCTGAAGAGTGGTCCTCCAGAGGGTGGTACTGTGGCTGCTCAAGAAGCTGagatggagaagagaaaaggtGAGGTAGTGTCTGACCTAGTTGGTCCAACCAACCAGGAGTTAAATGTTGAAAAGCCTCTTCCGAGGTCTTCAGAAGAGTGGCATGGCAGTGGGGACGACAAAGTAAAGGCAGAAACACATCCAGAAACAGTTCCCGCTGGAAAGGAACCCCCTGGTGCCATGACAGCGGCAACCTCACAGAAGCCTGGCAGTAACCAAGGGAGACCAGATGGTTCCCTGGGCGGAGCAGCACCTTTACTCTTTCCTGACTCAAAGAATGTAGCTCCAGTGGGCATATTGGCCCCAGAGGCAAACCCCaaggcagaagagaaagagaatgatacGGTGACAATTTCACCCAAACAAGAGAGTTTCCCCCCAAAGGGATATTTCCCATCAGGAAAGAAGAAGGGGAGACCCATAGGTAGTGTGAATAAGCAAAAGAAACAGCAGcagccaccacctccaccaccccaACCCCCTCAGATACCAGAAGGTTCTGCAGATGGAGAGCCAAAGCCAAAAAAGCAGAGgcaaaggagggagagaaggaagccTGGAGCCCAGCCAAGGAAGCGGAAAACCAAACAAGCAGTTCCCATCGTAGAGCCCCAAGAACCTGAGATCAAGCTCAAATATGCCACTCAGCCACTGGATAAAACAGATGCTAAGAACAAGTCTTTTTTCCCTTATATTCATGTAGTAAATAAGTGTGAACTTGGAGCCGTTTGTACAATCATCAATGCTGAAGAAGAGGAACAGACCAAATTGGTGAGGGGTCGGAAAAGTCAGAGGTCCCTAACCCCTCCCCCCAGCAGCACTGAAAGCAAGGTGCTCCCAGCTTCGTCCTTTATGCTGCAGGGGCCTGTGGTGACAGAGTCTTCTGTTATGGGGCACCTGGTTTGCTGTCTGTGTGGCAAGTGGGCCAGTTACCGGAACATGGGTGACCTCTTTGGACCCTTTTATCCCCAAGATTATGCAGCCACTCTCCCGAAGAATCCACCTCCCAAGAGGGCGACGGAAATGCAGAGCAAAGTCAAGGTACGGCACAAAAGTGCTTCCAATGGCTCCAAGACGGacactgaggaggaggaggagcagcagcagcagaaggagCAGAGGAGCCTGGCTGCACACCCCAGGTTCAAGCGGCGCCACCGTTCAGAAGACTGTGGTGGAGGCCCTCGGTCCCTGTCCAGGGGGCTCCCTTGTAAAAAAGCAGCCACTGAGGGCACCAGTGAAAAGACTGTTTTGGACACAAAGCCCTCTGTGCCCACCACTTCAGAAGGTGGCCCCGAGCTGGAGTTACAAATCCCTGAACTACCTCTTGACAGCAACGAATTTTGGGTCCATGAGGGTTGTATTCTCTGGGCCAATGGAATCTACCTGGTCTGTGGCAGGCTCTACGGCCTGCAGGAAGCGCTGGAAATAGCCAGAGAGATG